A window of Streptomyces gilvosporeus contains these coding sequences:
- a CDS encoding DUF397 domain-containing protein: MIPDLDLATANWVKSSYSEGNGGECVEFSRDFAWTKSSYSDANGGQCLEFSRALTHPHGLVPVRDSKNPDGPALIFPAPLWSSFVDAVKNGGLPT; this comes from the coding sequence ATGATCCCCGACTTGGACCTCGCCACTGCCAACTGGGTCAAGTCGTCCTACAGCGAAGGCAACGGCGGGGAGTGCGTCGAGTTCTCCCGCGACTTCGCGTGGACCAAGTCGTCCTACAGCGACGCCAACGGCGGCCAGTGCCTCGAATTCTCCCGCGCCCTCACCCACCCCCACGGCCTCGTCCCCGTCCGGGACAGCAAGAACCCGGACGGTCCGGCGCTGATCTTCCCCGCGCCGCTCTGGTCCTCGTTCGTCGACGCGGTCAAGAATGGGGGGCTCCCCACGTAA
- a CDS encoding alpha/beta hydrolase — protein MRLRTSRRSGMLAVLTALVAIATTGPASGANEAARAPRAALVPAADREVRFTADGTTAYGTLHIPAHRAGRRLAAALLIPGSGPTDRNGDEPPGFTPHTLALFADVLGRDGVMTLRFDKYATGRTGMGGRATAPDMAAYTRQAVAAYDTLRARPEADPHALLVVGHSEGGLQALLVGRAARVRPAGLALIAPQDMRLLDMVRMQLADGLDRAVVAGQLTVWEAQLNKTGVARAIADFRAGRPVDTSGLLPSVSAVLRGMFGPVNAAFVRSDDAISPPKAARGVAAGTRVTVTCGTADTNVPCRTTPPLLGALTAAGATGTGLRVLPGVDHLLHRAGAPADARTLAPAARRALHDFVRPWRR, from the coding sequence ATGCGTTTACGTACATCTCGGCGCAGCGGCATGCTCGCCGTCCTCACCGCGCTGGTCGCCATCGCCACGACCGGCCCGGCATCAGGAGCGAACGAGGCGGCCAGGGCTCCCCGTGCCGCGCTCGTGCCCGCCGCCGACCGCGAGGTGCGTTTCACGGCGGACGGCACCACGGCGTACGGCACGCTGCACATCCCCGCCCACCGCGCGGGGCGGCGGCTGGCCGCGGCGCTGCTGATCCCCGGGAGCGGGCCGACCGACCGCAACGGCGACGAGCCGCCCGGTTTCACCCCGCACACCCTGGCGCTCTTCGCGGACGTCCTCGGCCGTGACGGGGTGATGACCCTCCGGTTCGACAAGTACGCCACCGGACGCACGGGTATGGGCGGCCGCGCCACCGCCCCCGACATGGCCGCCTACACCCGCCAGGCCGTGGCCGCGTACGACACGCTGCGCGCCCGGCCGGAGGCCGATCCGCATGCGCTGCTCGTCGTCGGGCACAGCGAGGGCGGTCTTCAGGCCCTGCTGGTCGGCCGTGCCGCACGGGTCAGGCCCGCCGGGCTGGCGCTGATCGCCCCGCAGGACATGCGGCTGCTGGACATGGTGCGCATGCAGCTGGCGGACGGCCTGGACCGGGCGGTCGTGGCGGGACAACTCACCGTGTGGGAGGCGCAGTTGAACAAGACAGGTGTCGCACGGGCCATCGCGGACTTCCGTGCCGGGCGCCCGGTGGACACCTCGGGGCTGCTGCCGTCCGTCTCGGCCGTCCTCCGGGGGATGTTCGGTCCGGTCAATGCCGCCTTCGTCCGCAGTGACGATGCGATCTCGCCGCCGAAGGCCGCGCGGGGCGTCGCCGCGGGGACGCGGGTGACGGTCACCTGCGGCACGGCCGACACCAACGTGCCGTGCCGCACCACTCCCCCGCTGCTGGGCGCCCTCACCGCGGCCGGTGCCACCGGTACCGGGCTGCGGGTGCTGCCCGGCGTCGACCATCTGCTGCACCGCGCCGGAGCCCCCGCCGACGCCCGCACGCTCGCCCCGGCGGCGCGGCGCGCCCTGCACGACTT
- a CDS encoding GntR family transcriptional regulator translates to MILTLDMDGEVPIYQQIRDRIVEAIASGRLVEGSSLPSTRQLAVDLGINFHTVNKAYDLLRREGLLRVNRKSGAVVQRDARSGPPEPGFAAEWETRLRTLLAEAVAHGSGDPAVLDSCRTVLASFTSSAPAARGADHGADLGDTGTT, encoded by the coding sequence GTGATCCTCACCCTCGACATGGACGGCGAAGTGCCGATCTATCAGCAGATCCGGGACCGGATCGTCGAGGCCATCGCGTCCGGCCGTCTGGTCGAGGGCAGTTCGCTGCCCTCGACCCGGCAGCTCGCCGTCGATCTGGGCATCAACTTCCACACCGTGAACAAGGCGTACGACCTGCTGCGACGGGAGGGACTGCTGCGGGTCAACCGCAAGAGCGGCGCGGTGGTGCAGCGCGACGCCCGCAGCGGCCCGCCCGAGCCGGGCTTCGCCGCCGAGTGGGAGACCCGGCTGCGGACCCTGCTCGCCGAAGCGGTCGCCCACGGGAGCGGGGATCCGGCCGTACTGGACAGCTGCCGGACCGTCCTCGCCTCGTTCACGTCATCCGCGCCCGCCGCACGCGGTGCGGACCACGGCGCAGACCTAGGAGACACGGGGACAACATGA
- a CDS encoding M20 metallopeptidase family protein, whose protein sequence is MNLRDDARALSDDLVRMRRAVHRTPETGLDLPRTQEAVLTELDGLPLEIRTGDSLSSVTAVLRGKADGPVVLLRGDMDALPVAERTGLDFAAGNGNMHACGHDLHTAMLTGAARLLSAHRDRLAGDVVFMFQPGEEGYDGARHMLDEGLLAAAGRRPEAAYAIHVLSAGLPGGAFRTRGGTMMAASNVLRVTVRGEGGHGAMPYRAKDPVQAACAMVSALQAWITRTFDIFDPVVLTVGTFHAGTKSNVIPDTAVFEATVRSFSQAAQARVKDGTVEVCRGIAAAYGVGVDAEFAALYPVTVNDDDEAAFVGDAVREAMGEERFAPLPQPLTGAEDFSRVLAEVPGAMIFLGAPPVGADPERSANNHSPLAEFDDAVLADGAAMYAELAVRRLERGPAHAPAEA, encoded by the coding sequence ATGAACCTCCGCGACGACGCCCGTGCCCTCTCCGACGACCTCGTGCGGATGCGCCGCGCGGTGCACCGTACGCCCGAGACGGGGCTGGATCTGCCCCGTACGCAGGAGGCGGTGCTGACCGAACTGGACGGCCTGCCGCTGGAGATCCGCACCGGCGACTCGCTCAGTTCGGTGACGGCGGTGCTGCGGGGGAAGGCCGACGGGCCGGTGGTGCTGCTGCGCGGCGACATGGACGCGCTGCCGGTCGCCGAGCGCACCGGGCTGGACTTCGCGGCCGGAAACGGAAACATGCACGCGTGCGGGCACGACCTGCACACCGCCATGCTCACCGGCGCCGCCCGGCTGCTCTCGGCGCACCGGGACCGGCTGGCGGGCGATGTGGTCTTCATGTTCCAGCCGGGCGAGGAGGGGTACGACGGCGCGCGGCACATGCTGGACGAGGGGCTGCTGGCGGCGGCAGGGCGGCGCCCGGAGGCCGCGTATGCGATCCATGTGCTGTCGGCCGGACTGCCCGGCGGCGCCTTCCGCACCCGCGGCGGCACGATGATGGCCGCATCCAACGTGCTGCGGGTGACCGTACGCGGCGAGGGCGGGCACGGGGCGATGCCCTACCGTGCGAAGGACCCGGTGCAGGCGGCGTGTGCGATGGTGAGCGCGCTCCAGGCATGGATCACCCGGACGTTCGACATCTTCGACCCGGTGGTCCTGACGGTCGGGACCTTCCACGCCGGCACCAAGTCGAACGTCATCCCGGACACCGCGGTCTTCGAGGCGACCGTCCGCAGCTTTTCTCAGGCCGCCCAGGCCAGGGTCAAGGACGGCACGGTGGAGGTGTGCCGGGGCATCGCGGCGGCCTACGGGGTGGGCGTGGACGCGGAGTTCGCGGCGCTGTACCCGGTGACCGTCAACGATGACGACGAGGCGGCCTTCGTGGGGGACGCGGTCCGCGAGGCGATGGGCGAGGAGCGGTTTGCGCCGCTGCCGCAGCCGCTGACCGGTGCGGAGGACTTCTCCCGGGTGCTGGCCGAGGTCCCCGGCGCGATGATCTTTCTCGGCGCCCCGCCGGTCGGCGCCGACCCCGAGCGCAGCGCCAACAACCATTCCCCGCTGGCCGAGTTCGACGATGCGGTGCTGGCCGACGGGGCGGCGATGTACGCGGAGCTGGCGGTGCGTCGGCTGGAACGCGGCCCTGCGCACGCCCCGGCGGAGGCGTAA
- a CDS encoding DUF1648 domain-containing protein, whose amino-acid sequence MNTAVIVVDGVTPALLTGLAWLMPSLIGRTLPFGVRTPAERADAPVIAEQRGRYRWRVALGGAVVIAAGLVLSAVLPASAVPPVVLPALVPLLTVVVWLVAYHRARVAIMAVKRREDWYRGLRQGVVADTSLRTDPERFPWPWSLPALLVCAGTAVAGVLRYPSLPDRLPLHFGSSGVDRWGAKSVGTAFFPVFAQIATTAVILVVTWLAFRSRADLDPARPADSARRHRRFTVRTAVSLLVLAACVNLTMFVGAWAMWHPDQQVSLVLAMLPILAGTVVTLVVAFRTGQGGSRLPEPEGAEPEEDTGVVRRDDDRYWHGFGSLYVNRADPAIFVPKRFGIGWTVNFGNPRGLLVFGLLRSPVVVLPLLLR is encoded by the coding sequence ATGAACACCGCAGTCATAGTGGTCGACGGGGTCACGCCCGCACTGCTCACGGGGCTGGCGTGGCTGATGCCGTCGCTGATCGGCCGGACCCTGCCCTTCGGGGTACGGACGCCCGCCGAGCGGGCCGACGCCCCGGTGATCGCCGAACAGCGCGGGCGCTACCGGTGGCGGGTCGCCCTCGGCGGCGCGGTGGTGATCGCGGCCGGTCTCGTCCTGTCGGCCGTGCTTCCGGCGTCCGCCGTGCCGCCCGTCGTCCTGCCCGCGCTCGTTCCGCTGCTGACCGTCGTCGTCTGGCTGGTCGCCTATCACCGGGCCCGGGTGGCGATCATGGCGGTCAAACGGCGCGAGGACTGGTACCGCGGGCTGCGTCAGGGCGTGGTGGCGGACACCTCGTTGCGTACCGACCCGGAGCGCTTCCCCTGGCCGTGGTCCCTGCCCGCGCTGCTGGTCTGCGCCGGGACGGCGGTGGCGGGCGTGCTGCGCTACCCCTCGCTGCCCGACCGGCTCCCCCTGCACTTCGGCAGTTCCGGCGTCGACCGCTGGGGCGCCAAGTCGGTCGGCACCGCGTTCTTCCCGGTCTTCGCGCAGATCGCCACCACCGCGGTGATCCTCGTGGTGACCTGGCTGGCCTTCCGGTCCCGGGCGGATCTCGACCCGGCGCGCCCTGCCGACTCCGCGCGCCGGCACCGGCGGTTCACGGTCCGCACCGCGGTCTCCCTGTTGGTGCTGGCGGCGTGCGTCAATCTCACGATGTTCGTCGGGGCGTGGGCGATGTGGCACCCGGACCAGCAGGTCTCCCTCGTCCTCGCGATGCTGCCGATCCTGGCCGGAACCGTCGTCACCCTTGTCGTCGCGTTCCGTACGGGCCAAGGCGGCAGCCGGCTGCCCGAGCCGGAGGGCGCGGAGCCGGAGGAGGACACCGGCGTGGTGCGGCGCGACGACGACCGGTACTGGCACGGCTTCGGCTCGCTGTACGTCAACCGGGCCGATCCGGCGATCTTCGTGCCGAAGCGCTTCGGCATCGGCTGGACGGTCAACTTCGGCAATCCGCGGGGGCTGCTGGTGTTCGGGCTGCTGCGGTCGCCGGTGGTCGTGCTGCCGCTGCTGCTCCGCTGA
- a CDS encoding helix-turn-helix domain-containing protein gives MDETTPPGHFNPLQSFGRDVKRVRLGRKLTQQHLGDAAGYSYAYVSMVESGKVKASEKFAKGCDLAFGTNGLFAGMLQRIDEGDHPSWFVPYLNLERKASRILAYSTNLVTGIVQTEDYARTVFQVSNPRASAEGIEDKVSARLRRREVFEGDTPPFLWVILHEACLRTVVGGAKIMAGQLDYLLAVAATPQVELQIMPFAAGFPATSTMPFTVLRFPDSPTVLYTETRVGGRMHDSAQTVEAALDDYDLLRAHALAPDQSLALIKNLLKEYRA, from the coding sequence TTGGACGAGACGACCCCACCCGGGCACTTCAATCCGCTCCAGAGCTTCGGCCGCGACGTCAAACGGGTGCGCTTGGGCCGCAAGCTGACTCAGCAGCACTTAGGCGACGCCGCGGGCTACTCCTACGCCTACGTCAGCATGGTGGAGTCCGGGAAGGTGAAGGCCAGCGAGAAGTTCGCCAAGGGCTGCGATCTGGCCTTCGGGACGAACGGGCTCTTCGCCGGGATGCTCCAGAGGATCGACGAAGGGGACCACCCGTCGTGGTTCGTCCCGTATCTGAACCTGGAGCGGAAGGCGTCGCGGATACTTGCCTACTCAACGAACCTGGTGACAGGCATCGTCCAGACGGAGGACTACGCGCGGACCGTCTTCCAGGTATCCAACCCTCGGGCTAGCGCTGAGGGGATCGAAGACAAGGTTTCGGCCCGGCTACGGCGACGCGAGGTATTCGAAGGAGACACCCCACCATTTCTGTGGGTCATCCTGCACGAGGCGTGTCTGCGAACAGTCGTGGGTGGCGCCAAGATCATGGCCGGACAGCTCGACTACCTGCTGGCGGTCGCCGCAACACCCCAAGTCGAGCTCCAAATCATGCCGTTCGCGGCGGGGTTTCCGGCTACGTCCACGATGCCCTTCACGGTGTTGCGCTTCCCGGACTCCCCCACCGTGTTGTACACGGAGACCCGGGTAGGAGGCAGAATGCACGACTCCGCACAAACGGTCGAAGCCGCCCTGGATGACTACGATCTACTCAGGGCACATGCGTTGGCCCCGGATCAATCACTGGCCCTGATCAAGAATCTGCTGAAGGAGTACCGAGCATGA